Proteins found in one Ignavibacteriota bacterium genomic segment:
- a CDS encoding 1-deoxy-D-xylulose-5-phosphate reductoisomerase yields the protein MKKKKITILGGTGSIGRQTLEVLDLMPERFEINYITANNNIRALEEICNKYNPKGVVIADEKSYFDFKNKTTFKGEILFGSEGVNFAASSPENDLLLSALVGFAGVIPTLEAIKQGTVVALANKETLVSAGNIVMKAAKEHNVPILAVDSEHSAILQCLVGENFSSVEKIILTASGGPFRDTPLENFDEISIEEALKHPNWSMGSKITIDSATMMNKGFEVIEAHWLFDLSKEKIDVLIHPQSIIHSFVQFTDGSVKAQLGTPDMRIPISYALTYPERLKYDFPRLDLLKVARLDFQEPDLTRYPCLELAYKAMTLEGNAACVLNAANEICVDAFLNGKIKFTDIAKYIEIVLDKISHINIPYLDEIIASDSEARQLTGFLINN from the coding sequence ATGAAAAAGAAGAAAATAACGATTTTAGGCGGTACCGGCTCTATTGGAAGGCAGACACTTGAAGTATTGGATTTGATGCCGGAGCGATTTGAGATAAATTATATTACAGCCAATAATAATATCAGAGCTCTTGAGGAAATTTGCAATAAATATAATCCTAAGGGTGTTGTTATTGCTGATGAAAAATCCTATTTTGATTTTAAAAACAAAACAACATTTAAGGGCGAAATTTTATTCGGTTCTGAAGGCGTGAATTTTGCCGCTTCTTCACCTGAAAATGATTTGCTGCTTTCTGCTCTTGTAGGTTTTGCAGGAGTAATCCCAACGTTGGAAGCAATTAAACAGGGAACTGTTGTTGCACTCGCTAATAAGGAGACTCTCGTCAGTGCCGGTAATATAGTTATGAAAGCAGCAAAAGAGCATAATGTGCCTATACTTGCTGTTGATAGCGAGCATAGTGCAATTTTGCAATGCCTTGTCGGTGAGAATTTCTCGAGTGTTGAAAAGATTATTTTGACTGCATCCGGTGGTCCTTTTCGGGATACTCCCCTTGAGAATTTCGATGAAATATCCATCGAAGAAGCTCTGAAACATCCTAATTGGAGTATGGGAAGTAAGATTACAATTGATTCTGCAACCATGATGAACAAAGGATTTGAAGTAATTGAAGCGCATTGGCTGTTTGACCTAAGCAAAGAAAAAATTGATGTTTTAATTCATCCACAGAGCATAATTCACTCATTTGTACAGTTTACAGACGGCTCTGTAAAGGCACAGCTTGGCACACCGGATATGAGAATTCCAATTTCCTATGCACTCACTTATCCGGAAAGATTAAAATATGATTTCCCAAGACTGGATTTACTAAAAGTAGCAAGATTGGATTTCCAAGAGCCTGATCTGACTCGATATCCTTGTCTTGAACTGGCATATAAGGCTATGACGCTGGAAGGAAATGCAGCGTGCGTACTGAATGCCGCAAATGAAATTTGTGTAGATGCATTTTTGAATGGTAAAATTAAGTTTACCGATATTGCAAAATATATTGAAATAGTTTTAGATAAAATAAGTCATATAAATATTCCATATTTAGATGAAATAATTGCTTCTGATTCAGAGGCAAGACAATTAACCGGTTTTTTAATAAATAATTAA